In Deltaproteobacteria bacterium, a single window of DNA contains:
- a CDS encoding ABC transporter ATP-binding protein: protein MLEVRNLTKRYGDFVAVRDISFTAAQGQILGFLGPNGAGKTTTMRILTGFLPATSGTAKVAGFDVFTESAEVRRRIGYLPENPPLYTEMTAEAYLRFVARIKGMARGAIEDAIDRVIQTCGLESVRHRLLGHLSKGFRQRAGLAQALIHDPPVLVLDEPTIGLDPIQIREIRALIQQLAGQRTIILSTHILPEVSQICEKVVIINEGRVVLEQEMGTLKSGGTLEDVFLRAIAKAHDADHAAEATA, encoded by the coding sequence ATGCTCGAGGTTCGTAACCTCACCAAGCGGTACGGCGATTTCGTCGCCGTCCGCGACATCAGCTTCACCGCCGCACAAGGTCAGATCCTCGGCTTCCTCGGTCCGAACGGCGCCGGCAAGACCACGACCATGCGCATCCTCACCGGCTTCCTGCCGGCGACGAGCGGCACCGCGAAGGTCGCGGGATTCGACGTCTTCACCGAGAGCGCCGAGGTGCGGCGGCGGATCGGCTACCTGCCCGAGAACCCGCCGCTCTACACCGAGATGACCGCCGAGGCGTATCTGCGCTTCGTCGCGCGCATCAAGGGCATGGCCCGCGGCGCCATCGAAGACGCGATCGACCGCGTGATCCAGACCTGCGGGCTCGAGTCGGTGCGCCACCGGCTTCTCGGCCACCTCTCGAAGGGCTTCCGGCAGCGCGCCGGACTGGCGCAGGCGCTGATCCACGATCCGCCGGTGCTGGTGCTCGACGAGCCGACCATCGGCCTCGATCCGATCCAGATCCGCGAGATCCGCGCTCTCATCCAGCAGCTCGCGGGCCAGCGCACGATCATCCTCTCGACCCACATCCTGCCCGAGGTGTCGCAGATCTGCGAGAAGGTCGTGATCATCAACGAAGGCCGGGTCGTGCTCGAGCAGGAGATGGGGACCCTCAAGAGCGGCGGCACGCTGGAAGACGTGTTCCTGCGCGCCATCGCCAAGGCGCACGACGCCGACCACGCCGCGGAGGCGACGGCATGA